The Carassius carassius chromosome 34, fCarCar2.1, whole genome shotgun sequence genome has a segment encoding these proteins:
- the LOC132115166 gene encoding transcription factor ATOH1-like, whose amino-acid sequence MDGMNVDGVSTDTRDVVELDVQHPSLGRGEQREYPPALALMASSDPRAWLAPVQAGTCAAHAEYLLHSPGSSAEGVSSPSNFRKSSKNPVKVRELCRLRGSVGADEGRQRAPSGKATNVVQKQRRMAANARERRRMHGLNHAFDELRSVIPALDNDKKLSKYETLQMAQIYINALSDLLQGPGAKADPPNCDLLPANVFEEDRSPRGSASVCRRGTGAGFPYQYEDGTFSSFMEQDLQSPSGTSKSGSEASKDSPRSNRSDGEFSPHSHFSDSDETHLEMQSEDELSELKQPKHHAF is encoded by the coding sequence atggaTGGAATGAACGTGGACGGCGTAAGCACGGATACAAGGGATGTGGTTGAACTCGACGTCCAGCATCCGAGCTTGGGGCGGGGGGAGCAGCGCGAGTACCCACCAGCTTTGGCACTCATGGCCAGCAGTGACCCACGCGCCTGGCTGGCTCCCGTGCAGGCTGGCACCTGCGCGGCACACGCCGAATACCTGCTGCACTCGCCCGGCTCGAGCGCAGAAGGCGTGTCCTCTCCCTCCAACTTCAGGAAGAGCAGCAAGAATCCTGTCAAAGTACGCGAGCTCTGCCGGCTTAGAGGATCTGTGGGTGCCGATGAGGGCAGACAGCGGGCCCCATCCGGCAAAGCGACAAACGTCGTGCAGAAACAGAGGCGAATGGCTGCCAATGCCCGGGAAAGGCGAAGGATGCACGGATTGAACCACGCGTTCGACGAGCTGCGCAGTGTCATCCCAGCCTTAGACAATGACAAGAAGCTCTCCAAATACGAAACCCTACAGATGGCCCAGATCTACATCAACGCTCTGTCCGACTTGCTTCAGGGTCCCGGTGCTAAAGCCGACCCGCCAAACTGCGACTTGCTGCCTGCCAACGTGTTCGAGGAGGACCGCTCTCCCAGAGGATCGGCGAGCGTCTGTCGGAGAGGCACGGGCGCGGGTTTCCCGTACCAGTACGAGGACGGAACTTTCTCCTCTTTCATGGAGCAAGACCTCCAGTCACCCTCTGGAACAAGCAAGTCAGGATCGGAGGCTAGTAAGGACTCACCTCGGTCGAACCGGAGCGACGGAGAGTTTTCCCCTCACTCGCACTTCAGTGACTCGGACGAAACGCACTTGGAGATGCAGAGCGAAGACGAGCTCTCGGAACTGAAACAGCCCAAGCACCACGCTTTTTAG